A part of Octopus sinensis linkage group LG7, ASM634580v1, whole genome shotgun sequence genomic DNA contains:
- the LOC115214258 gene encoding serine/threonine-protein kinase mos-like, which yields MLFNMTHHNDKYQKTFFSDFTKQMTDNLCSKGVITPHSLCRHINCHKILPFNNNVDGPLRKDLHIIKKLGSGGFGTVYLVCWKSKKFALKILHRKPENLVLKCLKAEQRLLHFEHPNIVRTLMVHSFWTGYENGLILMEYVGERNLQCLIDDSKEVLCYNRRVKFGLQVSKAIEFIHSKHVVHLDLKPTNIIITDNDVCKICDFGCCQCVKWPVVETTSLSGTAAYIAPELLKGMQPTKKCDVYSLGIILWQMLSGKVPFEYENPHVIIYKVVTDNLRPQEIDSLKTTKDLAYVTLYKQCWDREPQDRPTFEGLVETFNTWVNKTFLNYKIFHTNSLGFNLSPSNTETHEISKYKAKS from the coding sequence ATGCTTTTCAACATGACCCATCACAACGATAAATACCAAAAGACTTTCTTCTCTGATTTTACGAAACAAATGACCGACAATTTATGTTCTAAGGGTGTTATTACACCGCATTCTTTATGTAGACACATAAACTGTCATAAAATTCTTCCATTTAATAACAATGTTGACGGGCCACTAAGAAAAGATCTCCATATAATTAAGAAACTCGGGAGTGGAGGATTTGGTACCGTTTATTTAGtttgttggaaatcgaaaaaatTTGCCTTAAAAATTTTGCATCGCAAACCTGAAAATTTGGTGCTAAAATGTTTAAAAGCTGAACAGCGGTTGCTTCATTTTGAACACCCCAACATAGTAAGGACCCTAATGGTCCATTCCTTTTGGACTGGTTATGAAAATGGGTTGATTCTTATGGAATATGTTGGCGAGAGGAATTTACAGTGTCTCATCGATGACTCTAAAGAAGTTCTCTGTTATAATCGTCGTGTGAAATTTGGTTTACAAGTTTCAAAAGCCATCGAATTCATCCATTCAAAGCATGTTGTCCACTTGGATTTGAAACCCACGAATATTATCATCACGGACAATGATGTTTGTAAAATTTGTGATTTTGGTTGCTGTCAGTGTGTAAAATGGCCAGTTGTGGAAACGACTTCATTGTCTGGCACGGCAGCATACATCGCCCCAGAACTTTTAAAAGGAATGCAACCGACCAAAAAATGTGATGTTTATTCCTTAGGAATTATATTATGGCAAATGTTATCAGGAAAAGTGCCCTTTGAGTATGAGAATCCGCACGTAATTATCTACAAAGTGGTGACTGACAATCTACGCCCACAGGAAATCGATTCTCTAAAGACTACGAAAGATTTGGCATATGTGACCCTCTACAAACAGTGCTGGGATAGAGAACCGCAGGACAGACCAACCTTTGAAGGATTAGTCGAAACATTTAATACTTGGGTTAACAAGAcgtttttaaattataaaatatttcatactaATTCATTAGgtttcaatctttctccctccaaTACAGAGACACACGAAATAAGCAAATACAAGGCGAAATCTTAG